AGGGGAGGACGCGCGGGCTCATCGCGCACCTCCAGGCTCGGTGACTCCGATGAACGTGAAGCGCAGCCGCGGGATGCGCTTGAGGTTCAGGTGCTCGGCGAGCAGGGAGCGCAGGTAGCCGTGTGACCTGGCCAGCGCGTCCTGCACCTCGCGGGGACTGGACTCGGATTCGGGCGTGAGGGTGTAGCCGATGTGGATGAGGCGACCGTCCGGTGTCAGCTCGAACGACGCGAGCTGGAGCCCCTCGAAGCAGGGGTCCGACAGCTCCGAGCGGAAGAGGTGCGCCACCTCCTGGGACAGCGAGGACTGCACGCGCAGGTGGTGCGCGGAGAAGGTTTCAGAGGACGACGAGGAAGCACCCTCACGCCGACGCGGCGCGCGGGAACGACGGTTCCAGGAAGAAGACATGAGTGGACGCAAGGATTTCCAGCCGAGCCACGTGCGACGGGGTGTCGGGGCTCACGCGCCCGAGCACACCCGTGTCACGTCGTCGGATTGCACGGTGACAATGGCTTCACGCCCTGCCCTGCCGTCCGGAAACCGTCCCGCTTCGTCCCACCCAGCATCGATGGCGGATGAGGAAGCGGTGCTCAGTCTCCGAGGGAGGCGCACGACGCGAAGCGACCCGAGACACCGTTGAGCGCAGTCCCCATGGCACACCTCCCGCCGCGCACGGACACATCCGCCACGGACCTGACTGGATTCACGTCTCACGCGAGGAGGCGCTCATCGCCTGCCCGCGTTCCACTCCGGACGCGGACGATGAATCGGACGCCGTCCTGACAGCGGTGCTCGAGCGCGTCGCGCCCTCCTCGTGGGAGGGGCTGTCGTCTCCTGGCGGACAGCTCACGGCGTCGTCTTCACGAGCGAGCCGCGCGGATGTCCGCTGGTGGCCACCACTTCTTTCCACCATCCGACGAGGAGCCCCCAGTGGGATTGGCCCGCCCGCACCTTGCTGCCTACGCAGCAGGAGCGCGAGGGCGAACACATGGCGGAAGTCTTCGATGTGGTGGTGATTGGTGGCGGGCCCACGGGAGAGAACGCGGGAGCGCGAGCCGCCGCGGCCGGGTTGTCGGTGGCCCTGGTGGAGCACGAGCTGCTCGGTGGTGAGTGCTCGTACTGGGCCTGCATCCCGAGCAAGGCGCTCCTGCGTCCGGGCGACGCGCTGTGGATGGCGAAGCAGGTGCCCGGCGCGAGGGAGACCCTCAAGGGGCCGCTGGTGGCGAGCGCGGTGCTCGAGCACCGCGACGCGATGGTCAGCCATTACAAGGACGACTCGCAGTTGAAGTGGGCGGAGGGCGCGAAGCTGAAGGTGGTGCGTGGCCACGGCAAGCTCGCCGGTCCGCGCAAGGTG
The Myxococcus guangdongensis genome window above contains:
- a CDS encoding ribosome-binding factor A — its product is MSSSWNRRSRAPRRREGASSSSSETFSAHHLRVQSSLSQEVAHLFRSELSDPCFEGLQLASFELTPDGRLIHIGYTLTPESESSPREVQDALARSHGYLRSLLAEHLNLKRIPRLRFTFIGVTEPGGAR